In Xanthomonas sacchari, a genomic segment contains:
- a CDS encoding dicarboxylate/amino acid:cation symporter produces the protein MTDTPVKAETGMPLHWKMAIGFVLGLVLGLAVHLSVGGDAAWVQALTKYLTTPFSKLFLNLIFMLIVPLLFSALVMGISEMGDIRALGRIGWKTLGYTVVLSGVAVLLGLVLVNVLKPGIGVDHELAQQLLQQNVERAAQIVDQSKHQPHGMDMLLSIVPDNVVQAASSNGAILSLMFFAVMFGVGMVLSEDAKVATLRRGIEGVFEISMTLIGLVIRLAPYAVACFMFNLAALFGFELLVRLGAYVGVVVLALGLHMVVSYGLAVRLAGRSPLWFFRATREATVMAFSTASSNATLPTALRVADQMGLPHKVSRFVLTVGATANQNGTALFEGVTVIFLAQFFGVELSIAQQCMVMLVCILGGIGTAGVPSGSLPVVALICAMVGVDPVGIGMILGVNHFLDMCRTALNVTGDLALTTLVAKGEDGRD, from the coding sequence ATGACCGACACCCCCGTGAAGGCCGAAACCGGCATGCCGTTGCATTGGAAAATGGCGATCGGCTTCGTCCTCGGGCTGGTGCTGGGGCTGGCGGTGCACCTGAGCGTGGGCGGCGATGCGGCCTGGGTGCAGGCGCTGACCAAGTACCTCACCACGCCGTTCTCCAAGCTGTTCCTCAACCTGATCTTCATGCTCATCGTGCCGCTGCTGTTCTCGGCGCTGGTGATGGGCATTTCGGAAATGGGCGACATCCGCGCGCTCGGCCGCATCGGCTGGAAGACGCTGGGCTATACCGTGGTGCTGTCCGGCGTGGCGGTGCTGCTCGGCCTGGTGTTGGTCAACGTACTCAAGCCCGGCATCGGCGTGGATCACGAACTGGCGCAGCAACTGCTGCAGCAGAACGTGGAGCGCGCCGCGCAGATCGTCGACCAGAGCAAGCACCAGCCGCACGGCATGGACATGCTGCTGTCGATCGTGCCCGACAACGTGGTCCAAGCGGCCTCCAGCAACGGCGCGATCCTGTCGCTGATGTTCTTCGCGGTGATGTTCGGCGTGGGCATGGTGCTCAGCGAAGACGCCAAGGTGGCGACGCTGCGCCGCGGCATCGAGGGCGTGTTCGAGATCTCGATGACCCTGATCGGGCTGGTGATCCGCCTGGCGCCCTATGCGGTGGCCTGCTTCATGTTCAACCTGGCGGCGCTGTTCGGCTTCGAGCTGCTGGTACGGCTGGGTGCCTACGTGGGCGTGGTGGTGCTGGCACTGGGCCTGCACATGGTGGTGAGCTACGGCCTGGCGGTGCGCCTGGCCGGGCGCTCGCCGCTGTGGTTCTTCCGCGCCACCCGCGAGGCGACGGTGATGGCGTTCTCCACCGCGTCCAGCAACGCCACGCTGCCGACCGCGCTGCGCGTGGCCGACCAGATGGGCTTGCCGCACAAGGTCTCGCGTTTCGTGCTGACCGTGGGCGCCACCGCCAACCAGAACGGCACCGCGCTGTTCGAGGGCGTGACGGTGATCTTCCTGGCGCAGTTCTTCGGCGTGGAGCTGAGCATCGCGCAGCAGTGCATGGTGATGCTGGTGTGCATCCTGGGCGGCATCGGTACCGCCGGCGTGCCGTCGGGCTCGCTGCCGGTGGTGGCGCTGATCTGCGCGATGGTGGGCGTGGACCCGGTCGGCATCGGCATGATCCTGGGCGTCAACCATTTCCTGGACATGTGCCGCACCGCGCTGAACGTGACCGGCGACCTGGCCCTGACCACGCTGGTGGCCAAGGGAGAAGATGGCCGGGATTAG
- the tkt gene encoding transketolase, whose translation MTTPTRRQLANAIRFLAADAVEAANSGHPGMPMGMADIAEVLWNDFLSHNPNNPHWFNRDRFVLSNGHGSMLQYALLHLSGYDLPIEELKRFRQLHSKTAGHPERSETPGVETTTGPLGQGFANAVGFALAEKLLAQRYNRPEHQIVDHRTWVFMGDGCMMEGVSHEAASLAGTWGLGKLVAFWDNNHISIDGNTAGWFSDNTPARFEAYNWHVIRDVDGQDADAVKAAIEAAIAESEKPTLICCRTTIGFGAPTKAGKESAHGAALGKEELEGTRKALDWPYAPFEIPQEIYDGWRAGGAGTLRQAQWEQAFDKYAKQYPAEAAELTRRSHGELPEDFLAQADAYIAKQAAEGQSIASRKASQMAIEAFAPLLPELVGGSADLAHSNLTLWKASKSVASDDPNANYVYYGVREFGMTAIANGLALHGGFIPFDATFLVFSDYARNGVRMSALIPAHAIHVYTHDSIGLGEDGPTHQPVEHLASLRYIPNNDVWRPCDTVESAVSWKAAITRKDGPSCLVFSRQNLPHQPRSAEQIKLIERGGYVLADAEGGAPDVILIGTGSEVGLAVEAKQALDAAGLKTRVVSMPCTDVFDRQDAAYRESVLPSAVRKRVAVEAGVTAFWRAYVGLDGAVVGIDSFGASAPANVLYKHFQITAEHVVAAAKAL comes from the coding sequence ATGACGACGCCTACCCGCCGCCAACTCGCCAACGCGATCCGTTTCCTTGCCGCCGATGCGGTCGAGGCCGCCAATTCCGGCCATCCCGGCATGCCGATGGGCATGGCCGACATCGCCGAAGTGCTGTGGAACGACTTCCTCAGCCACAACCCGAACAATCCGCACTGGTTCAACCGCGACCGCTTCGTGCTGTCCAACGGCCACGGCTCGATGCTGCAGTACGCGCTGCTGCACCTGTCCGGCTACGACCTGCCGATCGAAGAACTCAAGCGCTTCCGCCAGCTGCACAGCAAGACCGCCGGCCACCCCGAGCGCAGCGAGACCCCGGGGGTGGAGACCACCACCGGTCCGCTCGGCCAGGGCTTCGCCAACGCGGTCGGTTTCGCGCTGGCCGAGAAGCTGCTGGCGCAGCGCTACAACCGTCCCGAGCATCAGATCGTCGACCACCGCACCTGGGTGTTCATGGGTGACGGCTGCATGATGGAAGGCGTCTCCCACGAGGCCGCCTCGCTCGCCGGCACCTGGGGCCTGGGCAAGCTGGTGGCGTTCTGGGACAACAACCATATCTCCATCGACGGCAACACCGCCGGCTGGTTCAGCGACAACACCCCGGCCCGCTTCGAGGCCTACAACTGGCACGTGATCCGCGACGTCGATGGCCAGGACGCCGACGCGGTCAAGGCGGCGATCGAGGCGGCCATCGCCGAGAGCGAGAAGCCGACCCTGATCTGCTGCCGCACCACCATCGGCTTCGGTGCGCCGACCAAGGCCGGCAAGGAGTCCGCGCACGGCGCCGCGCTGGGCAAGGAAGAACTGGAAGGCACGCGCAAGGCGCTGGACTGGCCGTACGCACCGTTCGAGATTCCGCAGGAGATCTACGACGGCTGGCGCGCCGGCGGTGCCGGCACGCTGCGCCAGGCCCAGTGGGAACAGGCCTTCGACAAGTACGCCAAGCAGTACCCGGCCGAAGCCGCGGAACTGACCCGCCGCTCGCACGGCGAGCTGCCGGAGGACTTCCTCGCCCAGGCCGACGCCTACATCGCCAAGCAGGCCGCCGAAGGCCAGAGCATCGCCTCGCGCAAGGCCTCGCAGATGGCGATCGAGGCGTTCGCGCCGCTGCTGCCGGAGCTGGTCGGCGGTTCGGCCGACCTGGCGCATTCCAACCTGACCCTGTGGAAGGCCAGCAAGTCGGTCGCCAGCGACGACCCGAATGCCAACTACGTGTACTACGGCGTGCGCGAGTTCGGGATGACCGCCATCGCCAACGGCCTGGCGCTGCACGGTGGCTTCATTCCGTTCGATGCCACCTTCCTGGTGTTCAGCGACTACGCGCGCAACGGCGTGCGCATGAGCGCGCTGATTCCGGCGCATGCGATCCACGTCTACACCCACGACTCGATCGGCCTGGGCGAGGACGGCCCGACCCACCAGCCGGTGGAACACCTGGCGTCGCTGCGCTATATCCCCAACAACGACGTGTGGCGCCCCTGCGACACGGTGGAGTCGGCGGTGAGCTGGAAGGCCGCGATCACCCGCAAGGACGGTCCGAGCTGCCTGGTGTTCAGCCGCCAGAACCTGCCGCACCAGCCGCGCAGCGCCGAGCAGATCAAGCTGATCGAACGTGGCGGCTACGTACTGGCCGATGCCGAGGGCGGCGCGCCCGACGTGATCCTGATCGGCACTGGCTCGGAAGTCGGCCTGGCGGTGGAAGCCAAGCAGGCGCTGGATGCCGCGGGCCTGAAGACCCGCGTGGTGTCGATGCCCTGCACCGACGTGTTCGATCGCCAGGATGCCGCCTACCGCGAGTCGGTGCTGCCGTCGGCGGTGCGCAAGCGCGTGGCGGTGGAGGCCGGCGTCACCGCGTTCTGGCGCGCCTATGTGGGCCTGGACGGCGCCGTGGTCGGCATCGACAGCTTCGGTGCCTCGGCGCCGGCGAACGTGCTGTACAAGCACTTCCAGATCACCGCCGAGCACGTGGTGGCGGCGGCGAAGGCGTTGTAA
- a CDS encoding DUF2894 domain-containing protein, whose protein sequence is MPPDRIAAADRLAAWRVQYAERLDPLRFRFLEALARRTQAQHGKARELLEQKLSASLDAYAAALAAAAQDAGDATADAAVRAPQPGPLGALLAQYRPTTAAATASNGHDAGVGAAMDAAADTSTAAGAIGADAAAPSPSPAAASAAARLAAPQLPAVEEARRLWTELRSRSQLRQSLQQAPADAGPLNSGVLVHRSLALMRTLSPGYLQHFLSYVDALSWLQQLQEAGALAAAQKPGSAAGKPATPRSKPRKRG, encoded by the coding sequence ATGCCCCCTGATCGGATCGCCGCCGCCGACCGCCTCGCCGCCTGGCGCGTACAGTATGCCGAGCGGCTGGACCCGCTGCGCTTCCGCTTCCTCGAAGCGCTGGCGCGCCGCACCCAGGCGCAGCACGGCAAGGCGCGGGAACTGCTGGAGCAGAAGCTGTCCGCTTCGCTCGACGCCTACGCGGCGGCGCTGGCCGCGGCCGCGCAGGACGCCGGCGATGCCACTGCCGATGCGGCGGTGCGAGCACCCCAACCCGGTCCGCTCGGCGCCTTGCTGGCGCAGTACCGGCCAACGACGGCTGCCGCCACCGCCAGCAACGGCCACGACGCCGGCGTCGGCGCCGCCATGGATGCCGCCGCCGACACCTCCACGGCGGCCGGCGCAATCGGTGCAGACGCCGCTGCGCCATCGCCCTCGCCCGCGGCAGCAAGCGCCGCCGCACGCCTCGCCGCACCACAACTGCCGGCCGTCGAAGAGGCACGCCGGCTGTGGACCGAACTGCGCAGCCGCAGCCAGCTGCGGCAATCGCTGCAGCAGGCACCCGCCGATGCCGGCCCGCTGAATTCCGGCGTGCTGGTGCACCGCTCGCTGGCGCTGATGCGCACGCTCTCGCCCGGCTACCTGCAGCACTTCCTGTCCTACGTCGATGCATTGTCCTGGCTGCAGCAACTGCAGGAGGCTGGCGCACTGGCGGCGGCGCAGAAGCCCGGCAGCGCCGCTGGAAAACCTGCGACGCCGCGCAGCAAACCGCGCAAGCGCGGTTGA
- a CDS encoding OmpA family protein, with product MSEELERDADSGAPVWAVFGDLMSVLLGAFVLILIGVIGVQLQLSNKLDAEMRQRQIEAQQRKTLEQALAVPLAAGRVTLVDGRIGIRGNVLFALNSDQLQPEGRELLKSLAAPLAGYLKARDEILMVSGFTDDRQVRESNRQFADNWELSAERALTVTRALIEAGVPADAIFAAAFGAQQPVAPNVDEAGRASNRRVEMAPLPRLRKSAATPHAP from the coding sequence ATGAGCGAGGAACTGGAACGCGACGCCGACAGCGGCGCCCCGGTGTGGGCGGTGTTCGGCGACCTGATGTCGGTGCTGCTCGGCGCCTTCGTGCTGATCCTGATCGGGGTGATCGGCGTGCAGTTGCAGCTGTCGAACAAATTGGACGCGGAGATGCGCCAGCGCCAGATCGAAGCGCAGCAGCGCAAGACCCTGGAACAGGCGCTGGCCGTGCCGCTGGCGGCCGGCCGGGTGACCCTGGTGGACGGCCGCATCGGCATCCGCGGCAACGTGCTGTTCGCCCTGAACTCCGACCAGTTGCAGCCGGAAGGCCGGGAGCTGCTGAAGAGCCTGGCCGCGCCGCTGGCCGGCTACCTCAAGGCGCGCGACGAGATCCTGATGGTCAGCGGCTTCACCGACGACCGCCAGGTGCGCGAGAGCAACCGCCAGTTCGCCGACAACTGGGAGCTGTCGGCCGAGCGCGCACTGACCGTGACCCGCGCGCTGATCGAGGCAGGCGTGCCGGCCGATGCGATCTTCGCCGCGGCCTTCGGCGCGCAGCAGCCGGTGGCGCCGAACGTCGACGAGGCCGGACGCGCCAGCAACCGCCGCGTGGAAATGGCGCCGCTGCCGCGCCTGCGCAAGAGCGCCGCGACGCCGCATGCCCCCTGA
- a CDS encoding DUF802 domain-containing protein, whose amino-acid sequence MPKTLLHSTLFLAGLAVVCWIGAGYLGSNPLGAGFAALIGLCYLAGVAELYRYRQATATLHAALADAEAARSDLGGWLQRLHPSLRNAVRLRIEGERAALPVPALTPYLVGLLVLLGMLGTFLGMMATLRGTGLALDSATDLQAIRASLAAPLKGLGFAFGTSIAGVAASAMLGLLAALCRRERLQAVQQLDLHAATALRTHSLAYQRTEAFKLLQTQATLLPGLIDRMQTMMAALEQHSAASGERLASSQDAFHSRTEAAYTRLAGAVEQALQAGVAAHARAFGDALEPVVQRTLDGVARETAALQDTVGQAVQRQLDGLSNGFALATEQATQRWDSALAEQQRVNGALLQELGSTLQRAGDGLEQRATRLVETTAARLQAASDDARQAWAEALTQQREANDGLAARNAQALDAVAARLDTTAAAAQQAWGAALTQQREVNDALATRNAQALDTVATRLDATAAAAQQAWSAALAQQREANEALVARNAQALDTVTTRLDATAATAQHAWNAALAQQREANDTLATRNAQALDAAAASLEQRAAALADTLQQAHTDLQEALEARDQARLRAWTDSFASMAATLGGQWEQHGERIAQRQQEICGTLQETAAAMSAQSQAHARETIAEIERLVQVASEAPKAAADVVAELRQTLSESMVRDTAMLDERNRLLATLQTLLEAVNHASTEQREAVDALVATSADLLERVGSRFTDRIEAETGKLDAAAAQVAAGATEVASLGDAFAGAVQAFGDANTALLERLQGIEQALDKSLARSDEQLAYYVAQAREVIDLSMLSQQQITEELRQLAARQAPDQADAA is encoded by the coding sequence ATGCCCAAGACCCTGCTCCATTCCACCCTGTTCCTCGCCGGCCTCGCCGTGGTCTGCTGGATCGGCGCCGGCTATCTCGGCTCCAACCCGCTGGGCGCCGGCTTCGCCGCGCTGATCGGCCTCTGCTACCTGGCCGGCGTCGCCGAGCTGTACCGCTACCGCCAGGCCACCGCGACCCTGCACGCGGCGCTGGCCGATGCCGAGGCCGCGCGCAGCGATCTGGGCGGCTGGCTGCAACGGCTGCACCCGAGCCTGCGCAACGCCGTGCGCCTGCGCATCGAAGGCGAACGCGCGGCGCTGCCGGTGCCGGCGCTGACCCCGTACCTGGTCGGCCTGCTGGTGCTGCTGGGCATGCTCGGCACCTTCCTGGGCATGATGGCCACGCTGCGCGGCACCGGCCTGGCGCTGGACAGCGCCACCGACCTGCAGGCCATCCGCGCCTCGCTGGCGGCGCCGCTGAAGGGCCTGGGCTTCGCCTTCGGCACCTCCATCGCCGGCGTGGCCGCCTCGGCGATGCTCGGCCTGCTCGCCGCGCTGTGCCGGCGCGAGCGCCTGCAGGCGGTGCAGCAACTGGACCTGCATGCGGCGACCGCGCTGCGCACGCATTCGCTGGCCTATCAACGCACGGAGGCGTTCAAGCTGCTGCAGACCCAGGCCACGCTGCTGCCGGGACTGATCGACCGCATGCAGACGATGATGGCGGCGCTGGAGCAGCACAGCGCGGCCAGCGGCGAACGCCTGGCCAGCAGCCAGGACGCCTTCCACAGCCGCACCGAGGCCGCCTACACGCGCCTGGCCGGGGCGGTGGAACAGGCGCTGCAGGCCGGCGTGGCCGCGCACGCGCGGGCGTTCGGCGATGCGCTGGAACCGGTGGTGCAACGCACGCTCGACGGCGTGGCGCGCGAGACCGCCGCGCTGCAGGACACCGTCGGCCAGGCGGTGCAGCGGCAACTGGACGGCCTGTCCAACGGCTTCGCGCTCGCCACCGAGCAAGCCACGCAGCGCTGGGACAGCGCGCTGGCCGAGCAGCAACGCGTCAATGGCGCGCTGCTGCAGGAACTCGGCAGCACGCTGCAACGCGCCGGCGACGGCCTGGAACAGCGTGCCACCCGCCTGGTGGAGACGACCGCGGCACGCCTGCAGGCCGCCAGCGACGACGCCAGGCAGGCCTGGGCCGAGGCACTGACGCAGCAACGCGAGGCCAACGACGGCCTGGCCGCGCGCAACGCGCAGGCGCTGGACGCCGTGGCCGCCCGCCTGGACACCACCGCCGCGGCCGCACAACAGGCCTGGGGCGCCGCGCTGACCCAGCAGCGCGAGGTCAACGATGCGCTGGCGACGCGCAACGCGCAGGCGCTGGACACCGTGGCGACGCGCCTGGATGCCACCGCCGCGGCCGCGCAACAGGCCTGGAGCGCGGCGCTGGCGCAGCAGCGCGAGGCCAACGAAGCGCTGGTCGCGCGCAACGCGCAGGCGCTGGACACCGTAACGACCCGCCTCGACGCCACCGCCGCGACCGCGCAACATGCCTGGAACGCGGCGCTGGCGCAGCAGCGCGAGGCCAACGACACCCTCGCCACGCGCAATGCGCAGGCGCTGGACGCCGCGGCGGCAAGCCTGGAACAGCGCGCCGCCGCGCTCGCCGACACGCTGCAGCAGGCGCACACCGACCTGCAGGAGGCGCTGGAAGCCCGCGACCAGGCGCGCCTGCGCGCCTGGACCGACAGCTTCGCCAGCATGGCCGCGACCCTCGGCGGTCAGTGGGAACAGCACGGCGAGCGCATCGCGCAGCGCCAGCAGGAGATCTGCGGCACCCTGCAGGAGACCGCCGCGGCGATGTCCGCGCAGAGCCAGGCGCACGCGCGCGAGACCATCGCCGAGATCGAACGGCTGGTGCAGGTCGCCTCGGAGGCGCCGAAGGCCGCGGCCGACGTGGTCGCGGAGCTGCGCCAGACGCTCTCCGAGAGCATGGTCCGCGACACCGCCATGCTGGACGAGCGCAATCGGCTGCTGGCCACGCTGCAGACCCTGCTGGAAGCGGTCAACCACGCCTCCACCGAGCAGCGCGAGGCGGTGGACGCGCTGGTGGCGACCTCGGCCGACCTGCTGGAACGCGTCGGCAGCCGTTTCACCGACCGCATCGAGGCCGAGACCGGCAAGCTCGATGCCGCCGCCGCGCAGGTCGCGGCCGGCGCCACCGAAGTGGCCAGCCTGGGCGATGCGTTCGCCGGCGCGGTACAGGCCTTCGGCGACGCCAACACCGCCCTGCTGGAGCGCCTGCAGGGCATCGAACAGGCACTGGACAAGTCGCTGGCGCGCAGCGATGAACAGCTGGCGTACTACGTGGCGCAGGCACGCGAAGTGATCGACCTGAGCATGCTCTCGCAGCAGCAGATCACCGAAGAGCTGCGCCAGCTGGCCGCGCGTCAGGCACCCGACCAGGCCGACGCGGCATGA
- a CDS encoding DUF3348 domain-containing protein: MAKALPRAPVPGPAFIRLLARLSDAPMPASSPALADRLGQWIDWNRAVAVSRALDGKLPEPADDAPAAPEPAALEAECVRVRAALEESIALDIAKETGKPVGKRQHDPDAPIDYAPFRQRYLALQRAMLTATGRLRGLLRDALIPLSPDMARLAEVDAVMELTLSPREQSLLATVPNLLEAHFQRLRAATAAPTPDPSLTDVPPAASDAAWLALFRQDLHSVLRAELDVRFHPIEALLAALRSR; the protein is encoded by the coding sequence ATGGCGAAAGCCCTCCCACGGGCGCCCGTCCCGGGCCCGGCCTTCATTCGCCTTCTGGCGCGCCTGAGCGATGCGCCGATGCCCGCGTCCAGCCCCGCGCTGGCCGACCGGCTCGGCCAATGGATCGACTGGAACCGCGCGGTGGCGGTGTCGCGGGCGCTGGACGGCAAACTGCCCGAGCCCGCTGACGACGCGCCCGCGGCGCCGGAACCGGCGGCGCTGGAGGCCGAGTGCGTGCGCGTGCGCGCCGCGCTGGAAGAGAGCATCGCACTGGACATCGCCAAGGAGACCGGCAAGCCCGTGGGCAAGCGCCAGCACGACCCGGATGCACCGATCGACTACGCGCCGTTCCGCCAGCGCTACCTGGCGCTGCAACGCGCCATGCTCACCGCCACCGGGCGCCTGCGCGGCCTGCTGCGCGATGCGCTGATCCCGCTCTCGCCGGACATGGCGCGCCTGGCCGAGGTCGACGCGGTCATGGAACTGACCCTCAGCCCGCGCGAGCAGAGCTTGCTGGCCACGGTGCCCAACCTGCTGGAAGCGCATTTCCAGCGCCTGCGCGCCGCCACGGCGGCGCCCACCCCCGATCCCTCCCTCACCGACGTTCCGCCGGCAGCGTCCGACGCAGCCTGGCTGGCCCTGTTCCGCCAGGACCTGCACAGCGTCCTGCGCGCCGAACTGGACGTCCGCTTCCATCCCATCGAAGCGCTGCTCGCCGCGCTTCGCAGCCGTTGA
- a CDS encoding TonB-dependent receptor — translation MPPFFHRPRPLCCAIALALALSPAAHASGVDDVDDATARTTTTLDSVNVQATQASVPGSLDEQRLSNGVASVMSKQQIDAIPSAGIADVVAHLPGLSAYSDMHLGQATTGENAYVSIRGLDASYNSYRLNGFGMPETDSSTRAISLNMLAPFGIQSVKVSKSPTPDLPGDAIGGAIDMRTPSAFDFDGDVYGKTTAQGQFNALASDLGGKHTGGTVQQELAWKFGDDRAFGLYASAYYGKNNNMAQAPAPNSAYFPADPAQVKAVDLRDVGPLLSARYKYSVYTSQIERYGGNLAFDWQGEHSAFFARAIYGSYAVTGQQDQSSARLETVNNQPTAVRGGYFNTHDIKETLATLQLGGQTTLDRLRFDYGGSFGRGTRSRPDYVAASLYGFTPGSFAFDLSDPTYPSIGPSSPALKNFFYSLDSALFWKTQGHDAGSHDNRASAHADISYRVDGDLLDEVKTGLSLDHADRGSYDHPFFHKDGNFIYNGPYFGGSNYVFPNAGGPPLSALPGRLTYAAFDGHYAGPFKILDRDWVRAQAVPYKYVNDPAGVGVYTANDYNANTTSSTEAIYAGYAMATLHVGAVTVLPGVRYELTRYSADAWQSNGDGINGRFVGSGRSYGEVLPGISLNYRPDELTVYRASLRRSFSRPAFGLISGETVYTVDPTQKIIGISKPNPDLQPSKADNADLSAEFYDRNGGVLSASTYYKRITGFIYTSQSATSNDNTLGGLVPTGTTFEDGVPVTMPQNGGTAKLYGVELAGSKRLQDLPGFWGNLGIAANLTLQHSAADSKRADQPGKTWLPRAPERIYNLDLFYDDSRLRADLSYNYTGLQLLGLTSDRLNYYLQPVKSLDFTATYHLPHGIDVGIAAKNLLNSATFYETQGKSTRYMAYDPGADGAYVETGRVYMLTLSYTY, via the coding sequence ATGCCCCCGTTCTTCCACCGCCCCCGTCCCCTCTGCTGCGCCATCGCCCTCGCGCTTGCGCTCTCGCCAGCCGCCCACGCCAGCGGCGTCGATGATGTCGATGACGCCACCGCGCGCACCACCACCACCCTGGACTCGGTCAACGTGCAGGCCACGCAGGCCAGCGTCCCGGGTTCGCTGGACGAACAGCGCCTGTCCAACGGCGTCGCCAGCGTGATGAGCAAGCAGCAGATCGACGCGATTCCCTCGGCCGGCATCGCCGACGTGGTCGCGCACCTGCCCGGCCTGTCGGCCTACAGCGACATGCACCTGGGCCAGGCCACCACCGGCGAGAACGCCTACGTCAGCATCCGCGGCCTGGATGCCAGCTACAACAGCTACCGTCTCAACGGCTTCGGCATGCCCGAGACCGATTCGTCCACGCGCGCGATCTCGCTGAACATGCTCGCGCCGTTCGGCATCCAGTCGGTCAAGGTCTCCAAGTCGCCGACCCCGGACCTGCCGGGCGATGCGATCGGCGGCGCGATCGACATGCGCACGCCCAGCGCGTTCGACTTCGACGGCGACGTTTACGGCAAGACCACCGCGCAAGGCCAGTTCAACGCGCTCGCCTCCGACCTCGGCGGCAAGCACACCGGCGGCACGGTGCAACAGGAGCTCGCCTGGAAGTTCGGCGACGACCGCGCGTTCGGTCTCTATGCCTCGGCGTACTACGGCAAGAACAACAACATGGCGCAGGCGCCCGCGCCCAACAGCGCGTACTTCCCGGCGGACCCGGCGCAGGTCAAGGCGGTGGACCTGCGCGACGTCGGCCCGCTGCTCAGCGCCCGCTACAAGTACAGCGTCTACACCAGCCAGATCGAGCGCTACGGCGGCAACCTCGCCTTCGACTGGCAGGGCGAGCACAGCGCCTTCTTCGCCCGCGCCATCTACGGCAGCTACGCCGTCACCGGCCAGCAGGACCAGTCCAGCGCGCGCCTGGAAACCGTCAACAACCAGCCGACCGCGGTGCGTGGCGGCTACTTCAACACCCACGACATCAAGGAAACCCTGGCCACGCTGCAACTGGGCGGGCAGACCACGCTGGACCGCCTGCGCTTCGACTACGGCGGCTCGTTCGGCCGCGGCACGCGCAGCCGCCCGGACTACGTCGCGGCCAGCCTGTACGGCTTCACCCCGGGCAGTTTCGCGTTCGACCTGAGCGACCCCACCTATCCCAGCATCGGCCCGAGCTCGCCCGCGCTGAAGAACTTCTTCTACAGCCTGGATTCGGCGCTGTTCTGGAAGACCCAGGGCCACGACGCCGGCAGCCACGACAACCGCGCCAGCGCGCATGCCGACATCAGCTACCGCGTGGACGGCGACCTGCTCGACGAGGTCAAGACCGGCCTGTCGCTGGACCACGCCGACCGCGGTTCCTACGACCACCCGTTCTTCCACAAGGACGGCAACTTCATCTACAACGGCCCCTACTTCGGCGGCAGCAACTACGTGTTCCCCAACGCCGGCGGCCCGCCGCTGAGCGCACTGCCCGGCCGCCTCACCTACGCCGCCTTCGATGGCCACTACGCCGGCCCGTTCAAGATCCTGGACCGCGACTGGGTGCGCGCGCAGGCGGTGCCCTACAAGTACGTCAACGATCCCGCCGGCGTCGGCGTCTACACCGCCAACGACTACAACGCCAACACCACCTCCAGCACCGAGGCGATCTACGCCGGCTATGCGATGGCGACCCTGCATGTCGGCGCGGTGACCGTGCTGCCCGGCGTGCGCTACGAGCTGACCCGCTATTCGGCCGACGCCTGGCAATCCAACGGCGACGGCATCAATGGCCGCTTCGTCGGCAGCGGCCGCAGCTACGGCGAGGTGCTGCCGGGCATCAGCCTCAACTACCGTCCCGACGAGCTGACCGTCTACCGCGCCTCGCTGCGGCGCAGCTTCAGCCGTCCGGCCTTCGGCCTGATCTCCGGCGAGACCGTGTACACGGTCGATCCGACCCAGAAGATCATCGGCATCTCCAAGCCCAACCCCGACCTGCAGCCGAGCAAGGCCGACAACGCCGACCTGTCCGCCGAGTTCTACGACCGCAACGGCGGCGTGCTCAGCGCCTCGACCTACTACAAGCGCATCACCGGCTTCATCTACACCTCGCAGTCGGCGACCAGCAACGACAACACGCTCGGCGGCCTGGTCCCGACCGGCACCACCTTCGAGGACGGCGTGCCGGTGACCATGCCGCAGAACGGCGGCACCGCCAAGCTGTACGGCGTGGAGCTGGCCGGCAGCAAGCGCCTGCAGGACCTGCCGGGGTTCTGGGGCAATCTCGGCATCGCCGCCAACCTCACCCTGCAGCACAGCGCCGCCGACAGCAAGCGCGCCGACCAGCCCGGCAAGACCTGGCTGCCGCGTGCGCCCGAGCGCATCTACAACCTGGACCTGTTCTACGACGACAGCCGCCTGCGCGCCGACCTCAGCTACAACTACACCGGCCTGCAACTGCTCGGCCTGACCAGCGACCGGCTCAACTACTACCTGCAGCCGGTCAAGTCGCTGGACTTCACCGCCACCTACCACCTGCCGCACGGTATCGACGTCGGCATCGCCGCCAAGAACCTGCTGAACTCGGCCACGTTCTACGAGACCCAGGGCAAGTCCACGCGCTACATGGCCTACGACCCCGGTGCCGATGGCGCCTACGTGGAAACCGGGCGCGTGTACATGCTCACGCTGAGCTACACCTACTGA